Proteins from a genomic interval of Scatophagus argus isolate fScaArg1 chromosome 6, fScaArg1.pri, whole genome shotgun sequence:
- the rabggta gene encoding geranylgeranyl transferase type-2 subunit alpha, protein MHGRVKIKSTAQQEEEKRKEREKKLKIYVAARDACFSKRKEGIWDDEALQLTQQLLSSNPDFATLWNYRREILMHLETEKDKDEVQKVYVAELSFLESCLKVNPKSYGSWHHRGWVSARMPQPDWARELSLCDRCLSLDDRNFHCWDYRRMVVKMSGVAVDQELGFTDRLIGSNFSNYSSWHYRSTLLPLLHPESPEPPSPCRKLPQSSPPPSPQTHAHRVCEEQLLKEYELVQNAFFTDPNDQSAWFYYRWLLGRAEREEMISCVYVSRVEERVAVAFSRPVNAQSVGLLLVLDGQPQRVEWRSVHPRFKHSPVWTCNLPPGTISDITNEHNLTVHWTEKHTHRDCALYTGRTESWCRDSATDQELFRSELSVEKTSVLQSELQSCNQLQELEPLNKWCLLTIILLMRALDPLGYEKETLAHFQTLKEVDSMRSAYYSDLCSKFMIENTILKMEYAEVRVFSISDKNLTTLCHLDQLLLVTHINLSSNQLQRLPPQFAMLQCLEVLEADNNSIENLEGVYHLPKLEEVLLKNNKISTLADLQPLASCPKLKRLDLRGNPVTQTANIESELAELLPSVTDLLL, encoded by the exons ATG CATGGCAGAGTGAAAATTAAATCTacagcacagcaggaggaggagaagagaaaggagcGGGAGAAGAAGCTGAAGATATATGTGGCTGCACGAGATGCCTGTTTTTCTAAG AGAAAGGAGGGTATTTGGGATGATGAAGCTCTCCAGCTGACCCAGCAGCTACTATCATCCAATCCAGACTTTGCAACACTCTGGAACTACAGAAGAGAGATCCTAATGCACCTGGAGACTGAGAA GGACAAGGATGAAGTACAAAAGGTTTATGTGGCCGAGTTGTCATTTCTGGAGTCTTGCCTGAAGGTGAACCCAAAGTCCTACGGCAGCTGGCACCACAGAGGTTGGGTCTCAGCCCGCATGCCTCAGCCAGACTGGGCCAGAGAGCTGAGCCTGTGTGATCGCTGCCTCAGCCTGGATGACCGTAATT TCCATTGCTGGGATTATCGCCGGATGGTTGTGAAGATGTCTGGTGTTGCTGTGGATCAGGAGTTGGGGTTTACTGATCGTCTAATTGGCTCCAACTTCTCCAACTACTCCAGCTGGCACTATCGCAGCACCTTATTGCCACTGCTCCATCCAGAGTCTCCTGAGCCCCCGTCACCGTGCCGCAAGCTTCCCCAGTCCTCCCCTCCGCCTTCTCCACAAACGCACGCTCATCGCGTCTGCGAGGAGCAACTCCTCAAAG AATATGAACTTGTTCAAAATGCTTTCTTCACTGACCCCAACGACCAAAGTGCTTGGTTCTACTACCGCTGGTTGCTAGGCAGAG CGGAACGTGAGGAGATGATaagctgtgtgtatgtcagtCGGGTTGAAGAGAGAGTGGCCGTTGCCTTCTCGAGGCCCGTTAAT GCACAGTCTGTCGGCCTGCTGCTGGTGCTCGATGGTCAGCCTCAGAGAGTGGAGTGGAGGAGTGTCCACCCACGCTTTAAACACAGCCCCGTCTGG ACCTGCAATCTCCCTCCTGGAACGATAAGCGACAtcacaaatgaacacaatctGACTGTGCACTGgactgaaaaacacactcacagagactGTGCTCTGTACACAG GTCGGACTGAGAGCTGGTGTCGGGATTCTGCCACCGATCAGGAACTATTCAG GAGTGAGCTCTCAGTAGAGAAGACGTCAGTGTTGCAGTCTGAGCTCCAGTCATGTAACCAGCTACAAGAACTGGAGCCGCTCAATAAGT GGTGCTTACTGACCATCATCCTCCTGATGAGGGCACTAGACCCTCTGGGATATGAAAAGGAGACGCTTGCTCATTTCCAAACACTCAAA GAAGTGGATTCCATGCGCTCTGCATATTACAGTGACTTGTGCAGCAAGTTTATGATTGAAAACACAATCCTGAAAATGGAGTATGCTGAAGTGCGCGTCTTCAGTATTTCTGACAAG AACCTGACCACCTTGTGCCACCTGGACCAGCTGTTATTGGTTACTCACATCAATCTGTCTTCCAATCAGCTACAGCGGCTGCCTCCTCAGTTTGCCATGCTCCAGTGCCTGGAG GTCTTGGAGGCTGATAACAACTCCATAGAAAACCTTGAAGGAGTGTATCACCTGCCGAAACTGGAGGAAGTCCTCTTGAAAAATAACA AAATCTCTACATTGGCAGATCTTCAGCCATTGGCCTCCTGCCCTAAGCTGAAGCGCCTTGATCTCCGTGGAAACCCTGTCACTCAGACAGCCAATATAGAGTCAGAGTTGGCCGAGCTGCTGCCCTCAGTCACAGACCTCCTGCTCTGA